From a region of the Synechococcus sp. RS9916 genome:
- a CDS encoding CHAT domain-containing protein: MKRLALLPLVLALSAMPVRADVASGGSGGFGTRINGVLGGRCSTGVCRIDGGADAGRNRFHRLTEFDTRGAIQGVSIESNGVRNLVLGVTAADGSFIDKSISLSSPAHLFVLSPGGIQLMPGASFVQIPQLTLSTASQLRFGGGVFDVFNTTATGVAALTGDPLPGALGLLPGSLGDKRPWIRMEGVSIDVDEALLVDAPGGRIDLDNTLLSVSNPAGDGGTLTVTGDLIRVGAGSELLATGSADGGVVQVGGSWQNTDPTVRQARQVWMQAGSLVDASSLGAGDGGTVVIWSDLSNLKGGTVAEGTLLARGGPVAGKGGRIETSGPFLLAQPEQVDVSAPNGSGGEWLLDPYNLTIGANPPSGDIGDVTDPNNGRLFESSATGSRVDVADIRAVMSAGSTTDVRIHTGPGNPSEGGNITWEAGAPLDFSASTGNLTLDAAGYIELNSNITTGTGGLTLKAGAGYVAAAADVSLNLGGALDIASADTRPDISPFAATLTGSGGLFKSGNGRLILSGNNSNWTGEALVEQGTLRVASGNALGSPSFRTKVEKGATLELFGGITVPEPIDLAGGSLVNTSGANTLTSRIQLLGSSIVEVQQDSLTLNPSSGDAVDVNASSAAFNSNFTLAGEGDLIVQGPLDLEDGQSTPTFGDFRQVGSGVVRFQDTLFVERAEAVGGGTLWMDQPPESPVVTGPVISAFFLDNGSLLRRDGNETVTGTSMELGSGGGGISVGDGFTLVWDSPISGDGDFTKQGEGTLRFPATAAISYSGATLVKAGNLDVLSTSPASATCSGSGTSNRCDDPDPDPDPDPDSDSDATPVIPTDDQATKAAVLVDAVADVPVLPPAQQGLQTAQGGDLEAGATDLGGPSSAQPQSSESTLVVDLADGSDPADTASTTSTETTASAASTAQSVPADQASDQLNSSDQAATSRTASALGLEVADSDLLPSTPTVEELKTVLAQVERERLAASPAVLQVRFTAMPKAQQGELDGFLDLTLVSAKAPVQAKRVEVSRQRFAGLLKALYRQLSRQEPMAVENPASPSRQLHALLVEPLQEALQAQQIQTLLIAADQGLQAVPFAALSDGKEYFGNRYAFGLTPSLALTPLAPASFASQRQLALGASQFEDLAPLPLVPQELQRIDAADGADRYLNADFTPQSLLDRAADQRYARVHVATHADFRPGGPAKSVIHTGSGPMSMAQFARLRRERQDEPLDLVVLSACRTLLGDKDSELGFAGLALQAGARSAIGTLWYVDDVVTSAFFVQFYRFLDQGVPKAEALLRTRQLFASGAIRLVDDQVLGAGDAPLLNELSPAQRRRIVAGVQNPFFWAGIELVGSPW, from the coding sequence ATGAAACGACTGGCGCTACTCCCTCTGGTGTTGGCGCTGTCGGCTATGCCGGTGCGGGCCGATGTGGCGAGCGGTGGCTCTGGGGGATTTGGCACCCGCATCAATGGCGTGCTGGGAGGACGTTGCAGCACAGGCGTCTGCAGGATTGATGGTGGTGCGGATGCGGGACGCAATCGTTTTCATCGCCTCACGGAATTCGACACCCGGGGAGCGATTCAGGGGGTATCGATTGAAAGCAATGGTGTTCGCAATCTGGTGCTGGGGGTGACGGCTGCCGATGGCAGTTTTATCGACAAGAGCATTTCTTTGTCGTCGCCGGCCCATCTTTTTGTCTTGTCGCCGGGCGGGATTCAGTTGATGCCAGGTGCATCCTTTGTGCAGATCCCCCAACTCACCCTCAGCACGGCATCGCAGCTGCGTTTCGGTGGCGGAGTGTTTGATGTGTTCAACACCACGGCAACGGGTGTTGCTGCGCTTACCGGAGACCCCTTGCCCGGAGCTCTCGGTTTGTTGCCCGGAAGTCTGGGCGACAAACGCCCCTGGATTCGTATGGAGGGGGTGTCGATTGATGTGGATGAGGCGCTCCTGGTGGATGCTCCAGGCGGCCGAATCGATCTCGACAACACCCTGCTCTCGGTGAGCAATCCAGCGGGTGATGGCGGCACGCTCACCGTCACTGGTGATCTGATCCGGGTTGGTGCCGGGTCGGAATTGTTGGCCACCGGTTCCGCGGATGGTGGTGTGGTGCAGGTGGGCGGAAGCTGGCAGAACACTGACCCCACCGTGCGTCAGGCCCGCCAGGTCTGGATGCAAGCCGGCTCCTTGGTGGATGCGTCATCGCTTGGCGCTGGTGATGGCGGCACGGTGGTGATCTGGAGCGACCTCTCCAACCTCAAGGGCGGCACCGTGGCCGAGGGCACCCTGCTGGCCCGCGGTGGTCCGGTCGCAGGCAAGGGCGGACGGATTGAGACGTCGGGTCCTTTCCTGTTGGCTCAGCCGGAACAGGTTGATGTGTCTGCACCGAATGGCAGCGGTGGCGAGTGGTTGCTGGATCCCTACAACCTCACCATCGGTGCGAATCCACCAAGCGGTGACATCGGTGATGTCACTGACCCAAACAATGGTCGTTTGTTTGAGTCCAGCGCTACCGGATCACGTGTGGATGTGGCGGACATCAGGGCTGTCATGTCTGCAGGCTCAACGACTGATGTGCGCATTCACACAGGCCCTGGCAATCCCAGTGAGGGGGGCAACATCACGTGGGAAGCCGGCGCTCCGCTTGATTTTTCAGCGTCGACTGGAAACCTCACCCTTGATGCCGCTGGCTACATCGAGCTGAATTCCAACATCACCACCGGAACAGGGGGCTTGACTCTCAAGGCAGGCGCTGGCTACGTCGCTGCCGCGGCTGACGTCAGCTTGAACCTTGGTGGCGCGCTTGACATTGCGTCTGCAGATACCAGGCCCGACATTTCACCTTTTGCGGCCACCCTCACCGGTTCCGGTGGATTGTTCAAAAGCGGCAATGGTCGCCTGATCCTGTCGGGCAACAACAGCAACTGGACGGGGGAAGCGCTGGTGGAACAGGGCACCTTGCGGGTGGCATCGGGCAATGCCCTGGGCTCACCGTCGTTTCGAACGAAAGTGGAAAAGGGAGCCACCCTTGAACTCTTTGGCGGCATCACGGTGCCGGAACCGATTGATCTGGCGGGCGGCAGCCTGGTGAACACTTCGGGCGCCAACACCCTCACCAGTCGCATCCAGCTGCTGGGTAGCTCCATCGTGGAAGTGCAGCAGGACAGCCTCACCCTCAACCCCAGCTCCGGGGATGCCGTGGATGTGAACGCCAGCTCCGCGGCCTTCAATTCGAATTTCACCCTGGCCGGGGAAGGCGATCTGATCGTGCAAGGACCGCTGGATCTGGAGGACGGCCAATCCACACCCACCTTTGGCGACTTCCGCCAGGTCGGTTCCGGTGTCGTTCGCTTTCAAGACACCTTGTTTGTGGAACGGGCTGAGGCGGTGGGGGGCGGCACCCTGTGGATGGATCAGCCGCCGGAATCCCCTGTGGTCACGGGCCCAGTGATCTCCGCCTTCTTCCTCGACAACGGTTCGTTGTTACGTCGGGACGGGAACGAAACCGTGACAGGCACCAGCATGGAGTTGGGGTCTGGTGGAGGTGGCATCAGCGTTGGCGATGGCTTCACCTTGGTGTGGGATTCACCGATTAGCGGCGATGGAGATTTCACAAAGCAAGGTGAGGGCACCCTGCGTTTCCCGGCGACGGCCGCCATCAGTTACTCCGGCGCCACGTTGGTCAAGGCGGGCAACTTGGATGTGTTGTCCACCTCCCCGGCGAGTGCCACCTGCAGCGGTAGCGGTACGTCCAATCGTTGTGATGATCCCGATCCCGATCCCGATCCCGATCCCGACTCCGATTCGGACGCCACACCGGTGATCCCCACCGACGACCAAGCCACGAAGGCTGCGGTTTTGGTGGATGCGGTGGCCGATGTGCCAGTTTTGCCGCCTGCGCAGCAGGGTTTGCAGACCGCTCAAGGCGGCGACCTCGAAGCGGGCGCCACCGATCTGGGCGGTCCATCCTCCGCCCAACCCCAGAGTTCAGAGTCCACCCTGGTGGTGGACCTGGCGGATGGAAGCGACCCTGCTGACACCGCCAGCACGACCAGCACGGAGACCACCGCGTCAGCCGCATCCACCGCACAATCTGTGCCTGCCGATCAGGCGTCCGATCAGCTGAACAGTTCTGATCAAGCCGCCACCAGCCGCACGGCATCCGCCCTGGGTCTGGAGGTGGCCGACAGTGATCTCTTGCCGTCGACGCCCACTGTCGAGGAACTCAAGACGGTGCTGGCGCAGGTGGAGCGTGAGCGCCTGGCCGCCAGTCCGGCTGTGCTCCAGGTGCGCTTCACGGCCATGCCCAAGGCGCAGCAGGGTGAATTGGATGGGTTTCTGGATTTGACACTGGTCAGTGCGAAGGCCCCTGTGCAAGCCAAGCGGGTGGAGGTCAGCCGCCAGCGCTTTGCAGGGTTGCTCAAGGCTCTGTACCGCCAGCTTTCCCGCCAGGAGCCGATGGCGGTGGAAAACCCTGCGTCCCCCAGCCGTCAATTGCATGCTCTGTTGGTCGAGCCGCTGCAGGAGGCCTTGCAGGCGCAACAGATCCAGACCCTGTTGATCGCTGCCGATCAGGGGCTGCAGGCCGTTCCCTTTGCAGCCCTCAGCGATGGCAAGGAGTATTTCGGCAATCGTTATGCGTTTGGATTGACGCCATCGCTGGCGCTCACCCCGTTGGCTCCGGCATCCTTCGCCTCTCAGCGTCAGCTGGCGCTGGGTGCCTCTCAATTCGAGGACTTGGCGCCCTTGCCGCTGGTGCCTCAGGAGTTGCAACGCATTGATGCTGCGGATGGAGCGGATCGCTACCTCAACGCTGACTTCACACCGCAGTCGCTCTTAGATCGGGCTGCTGATCAGCGTTACGCCCGGGTGCACGTGGCGACCCATGCCGACTTCCGTCCTGGGGGACCTGCGAAGTCGGTGATTCACACCGGTTCCGGGCCGATGTCGATGGCCCAGTTCGCCCGCTTGCGTCGCGAACGGCAGGATGAGCCTCTGGATCTGGTGGTGCTCAGTGCCTGTCGCACCCTTCTGGGGGATAAGGACAGTGAACTGGGCTTTGCGGGGCTGGCGCTTCAAGCCGGCGCTCGCAGCGCGATTGGCACCCTCTGGTACGTCGATGACGTGGTCACATCGGCGTTCTTCGTGCAATTTTATCGCTTCTTGGATCAGGGGGTGCCCAAAGCGGAAGCCTTGCTGCGCACCCGTCAGTTGTTCGCCTCGGGTGCAATTCGCCTGGTGGACGATCAGGTGCTGGGCGCTGGTGATGCTCCCCTGCTCAACGAACTCAGTCCGGCCCAGCGTCGCCGGATTGTGGCTGGTGTGCAGAACCCCTTCTTCTGGGCCGGCATTGAATTGGTGGGTTCGCCCTGGTGA
- a CDS encoding FkbM family methyltransferase: MDQEKIMSQTFLRKITKALARMNGDVVIEESHHERLLTLARMGFKLPILREISSEKQAYLIELLIHSNSQIGADLICLQYLNYKQNGYFVEFGGYDGIAHSNTLLLEECFNWSGILAEPSPNFFNQLKKNRPNCKLDNSCITGTSNSHSKFAECADGELSTQAKYLKKGSLAERRLKHKIYDVPTLSLKDLLDKHSAPKHIDFLSIDVEGGEMEILEGFDFHSYSFSMIAIEHGWTDSEGKMDEILNRNGYTRQLEELSKIDAWYFHQAECETD, from the coding sequence ATGGATCAGGAGAAAATTATGAGTCAAACATTTCTGAGAAAAATCACAAAGGCCCTCGCACGCATGAATGGCGACGTGGTAATTGAAGAAAGCCATCATGAGAGGCTTCTGACTCTAGCAAGAATGGGGTTCAAGCTCCCAATTTTGAGGGAAATATCCTCAGAAAAGCAAGCATATCTCATCGAACTACTGATTCACTCCAACTCACAGATTGGAGCCGACCTGATCTGCCTGCAGTACCTCAACTATAAGCAAAATGGATACTTTGTAGAGTTTGGAGGATATGACGGAATTGCCCACAGCAACACCCTTCTCCTAGAAGAATGCTTCAACTGGAGCGGCATTTTAGCCGAACCATCTCCAAACTTCTTTAATCAGCTCAAGAAAAACAGGCCAAATTGCAAACTGGACAACTCCTGCATTACAGGCACATCCAACTCGCACTCGAAGTTTGCAGAGTGTGCCGATGGCGAATTGTCAACACAGGCAAAATACCTCAAGAAAGGCTCTCTAGCCGAAAGAAGATTGAAGCACAAAATCTATGATGTACCAACCCTTTCCTTGAAGGACTTGCTCGACAAGCATTCAGCACCAAAACATATAGACTTTCTCTCAATCGACGTCGAAGGGGGCGAGATGGAAATACTAGAAGGTTTTGATTTTCATAGTTATTCATTCTCAATGATAGCCATTGAGCACGGGTGGACAGACTCCGAGGGCAAAATGGATGAGATATTGAACAGGAATGGCTACACAAGGCAACTAGAAGAGCTTTCAAAAATCGACGCCTGGTATTTTCACCAGGCAGAATGCGAGACAGACTAA
- a CDS encoding DUF3307 domain-containing protein, with translation MLALAHFVCDFGLQTDRMAREKIAGGDVTLNWRWWLVSHAATHGLAVALLTGIPLLGLAETVLHAIIDWSKGRLRFSLALDQSLHLACKLLWVVLWVSIQS, from the coding sequence CTGTTGGCCTTAGCGCATTTCGTCTGTGACTTTGGTCTGCAGACCGATCGCATGGCCCGCGAAAAAATCGCAGGCGGTGATGTGACCCTCAACTGGCGCTGGTGGCTGGTCAGCCATGCCGCCACCCATGGTCTGGCGGTGGCCCTCTTGACCGGGATCCCTCTGTTGGGGCTGGCGGAAACCGTTCTGCACGCGATCATCGACTGGAGTAAGGGACGGCTTCGCTTTTCCCTTGCCTTAGATCAGAGTCTTCACCTGGCCTGCAAGTTGCTCTGGGTGGTGCTCTGGGTTTCGATTCAATCCTGA
- a CDS encoding Crp/Fnr family transcriptional regulator, with protein sequence MLSRDDLQAIALFESLNDDQLDQILDRHRESAHQADQVIVMEQDWGESLFLLCDGLAKVRTYTADGDEVVMSLLGAGDVFGEMAALDGEARSADVVALTPLRLVKLRVPPFAALLEKEAGFALSFAKLEAARLRDLNRRFALQTADATTRLLDSLAYLARKSSSQNDPQATIPPLAQMEIALIAGLARETASRTLSKLRTRGTVMEDNGRLRLADLKPLEKRGLMP encoded by the coding sequence ATGCTGAGCCGCGACGACTTGCAGGCCATTGCTCTGTTCGAGAGCCTTAACGACGATCAGCTCGATCAGATTCTTGATCGCCATCGCGAATCAGCGCACCAGGCTGATCAGGTGATCGTGATGGAGCAGGACTGGGGGGAATCCCTCTTCTTGCTCTGCGACGGTTTGGCCAAGGTGCGCACCTACACCGCCGACGGTGATGAGGTGGTGATGTCGCTCCTGGGTGCTGGGGATGTGTTTGGTGAGATGGCCGCCCTCGATGGCGAAGCGCGTTCGGCCGATGTGGTGGCGTTGACGCCGCTGCGACTGGTGAAGCTGCGGGTGCCTCCCTTTGCGGCTCTGCTGGAAAAGGAAGCTGGTTTTGCCTTGTCGTTCGCGAAGTTGGAGGCCGCCCGCCTGCGGGATCTCAACCGGCGCTTCGCGTTGCAGACCGCCGACGCCACCACACGGTTGCTCGATTCCCTTGCCTACTTGGCGCGTAAGAGCTCGTCCCAGAACGATCCCCAGGCAACGATTCCTCCCCTGGCCCAGATGGAGATCGCTCTGATTGCTGGTCTGGCCCGCGAAACGGCTTCACGCACGTTGAGCAAACTGCGCACCCGCGGCACGGTGATGGAAGACAACGGCCGGCTGCGCTTGGCGGATCTCAAGCCTCTGGAGAAGCGGGGCCTGATGCCCTGA
- a CDS encoding cyclic nucleotide-binding domain-containing protein encodes MGAIEPQLEEIRTRLSQLLSTHLSQLNTDTCVHATGEIVIKQGAPAERLFLVRSGVLAVEVVEAGKPARVLALVRTGEILGEMGLFGDHCHSAQVRVENGPATLLAARSDDLLKALLFDSELALEMLALSSARCRQANHNQTLLLDAIQALSDGSPDDLEQCCQAMNRGSASLSRAAAQLSRLHPHQAQRTHQGDTKT; translated from the coding sequence ATGGGGGCGATTGAGCCACAACTTGAGGAGATCCGCACCAGGCTCAGCCAACTGCTGAGCACCCACCTGAGCCAGCTGAACACCGACACCTGCGTGCATGCCACCGGGGAGATTGTGATCAAACAGGGGGCACCGGCGGAACGGCTGTTTTTGGTGCGCAGTGGCGTGCTGGCGGTGGAGGTGGTGGAAGCGGGAAAACCTGCCCGGGTGCTGGCGCTGGTGCGCACTGGCGAAATCCTGGGGGAGATGGGGCTGTTCGGAGACCACTGCCACAGCGCTCAGGTGCGTGTGGAAAACGGCCCTGCCACCCTGCTGGCCGCGCGCAGTGACGACCTGCTCAAGGCCCTGCTGTTTGATTCCGAACTCGCCCTAGAGATGCTGGCGCTCAGCAGTGCCCGCTGCCGTCAGGCCAATCACAACCAGACGTTGCTGCTCGATGCCATCCAGGCCCTGAGCGATGGGAGCCCTGACGACCTGGAGCAGTGCTGCCAGGCCATGAACAGGGGCTCAGCAAGCCTGAGCCGCGCCGCCGCGCAGCTCAGCAGGCTGCATCCCCACCAGGCCCAAAGAACTCACCAAGGAGACACGAAAACGTAA
- a CDS encoding ShlB/FhaC/HecB family hemolysin secretion/activation protein, whose protein sequence is MGAADMLSLLAQLVAPPLQPGPARLPDPAPQQQPESSTPGNDDNDLQLAPENDSPVQPRPRGANPGVSSSINSLPRIRGDLPYSSSQLDNLLRGCDAASNAETGLKRCAELLTGQLQQDGYVNSRVYTETTPAPGELTVVMGRLVELHVESDKPRLSKTVRQRLNNLIGRTLHLPTLQRQLRQLKQRSVVGSVAGSLGKLGSDPTQAVLTLKVTPASHPWRGDLSVRNDGNPGSGEWRGLAVLQKPQLLREGDVLQIYGELNADGDPELGATLGSLSYTLPLGESVSLSGSFGASRRNLVEARGPAHDLSFRQYQGLAQLQWTLADSGDQTWYALAGLSANRNDSYLDGRSFPLIIGGGPDGDLTSGYLRLGLGHAGSNANLGWSAQVYGLQGIAGFSSPEELHDLAYYGIEPGESRALGGIASLGWRLDPRLQLNLRAAGQVAFNELTSDMGFALGSDVGLKGLPGTLVSGDTGWLSTAELNWTFWEQQSNALQLVPFIGVGGIETTRASVSFEDTIGTGGVLLRWLHGRHWSVELGWIDQFHADNNAGIWNHWLLGSGAYGKVRYRF, encoded by the coding sequence ATGGGCGCCGCCGACATGTTGTCTCTGCTGGCGCAACTGGTGGCTCCGCCCCTGCAACCCGGCCCTGCACGGCTCCCCGATCCAGCCCCCCAGCAACAGCCCGAATCCAGCACACCCGGCAACGACGACAACGATCTGCAGCTGGCTCCGGAGAACGACTCGCCAGTGCAACCACGACCCCGGGGAGCCAATCCCGGTGTCAGCTCCAGCATCAACTCCTTGCCGCGCATCCGCGGCGACCTGCCCTATAGCAGCTCCCAACTAGACAACTTGCTGCGGGGCTGCGACGCCGCCAGCAACGCCGAGACCGGCCTCAAACGCTGCGCTGAACTGCTAACTGGCCAGCTGCAGCAAGACGGCTACGTCAACTCGCGTGTCTACACCGAAACCACGCCAGCTCCTGGGGAGCTCACGGTGGTGATGGGCCGCTTGGTGGAACTGCACGTCGAAAGCGATAAACCCCGCCTGTCCAAGACAGTGCGCCAGCGGCTGAACAACCTGATCGGCCGCACCCTGCATCTGCCCACCCTGCAACGGCAGCTGCGACAACTCAAACAACGGTCGGTGGTCGGCAGCGTCGCCGGCAGTCTGGGGAAGCTGGGCAGCGACCCCACCCAGGCGGTGCTCACCCTCAAGGTCACGCCAGCCAGCCACCCCTGGCGCGGAGACCTGAGCGTGCGCAATGACGGCAACCCAGGCAGTGGTGAATGGCGGGGGCTCGCCGTTCTGCAGAAGCCCCAACTGCTGCGAGAGGGCGACGTGCTGCAGATCTACGGGGAGCTCAACGCCGATGGCGACCCTGAACTGGGCGCCACCCTGGGTTCCCTCAGCTACACACTGCCACTGGGAGAATCGGTAAGCCTGAGCGGATCCTTCGGAGCCAGCCGCCGCAATCTGGTGGAAGCACGCGGGCCGGCCCACGACCTCAGCTTCCGCCAATACCAAGGCCTGGCCCAGCTGCAATGGACTCTGGCGGACTCGGGTGATCAGACCTGGTACGCCCTTGCGGGCTTGAGCGCCAATCGCAATGACAGCTACCTCGACGGTCGCTCCTTCCCCCTGATCATCGGCGGTGGCCCCGACGGTGACCTCACATCGGGCTATCTGCGCCTGGGCCTGGGTCATGCAGGCAGCAACGCCAACCTGGGCTGGTCAGCGCAGGTCTATGGATTGCAAGGCATTGCTGGGTTCAGCAGCCCGGAAGAACTGCATGATCTGGCCTACTACGGCATCGAGCCGGGAGAGTCGCGGGCCCTAGGCGGCATCGCCTCCCTGGGCTGGCGCCTGGACCCCAGGCTTCAGCTCAACCTGCGTGCCGCCGGCCAGGTGGCCTTCAACGAACTCACCAGCGACATGGGCTTCGCCCTCGGCAGTGACGTGGGCCTCAAGGGATTGCCGGGCACGCTCGTGAGCGGCGACACCGGTTGGCTCAGCACGGCCGAATTGAACTGGACGTTCTGGGAACAGCAGAGCAACGCCCTACAACTGGTGCCGTTTATCGGAGTGGGCGGGATCGAAACCACCCGTGCTTCGGTGAGCTTTGAAGACACCATCGGCACAGGAGGCGTGCTGCTGCGCTGGCTTCACGGACGTCACTGGTCAGTGGAACTGGGTTGGATCGATCAATTCCATGCGGACAACAATGCCGGCATCTGGAATCACTGGTTGTTGGGCAGCGGGGCCTACGGCAAGGTTCGCTACCGCTTCTGA